The following are encoded in a window of Coriobacteriia bacterium genomic DNA:
- a CDS encoding peptidoglycan-binding protein, translating into MKPVRVGDRGPAVEDIQRRLLALGYDLGRTGVDGVFLGETTHAVQSFQLKHGLEEDGLVGDRTWSALVDASFALGDRMLYLRLPHFHGHDVTVLQQALNALGFACGAVDGILGSFTERALREFQRNAGLNIDGIVGPNTVRTITNLRHVWLGKDANSHSGARTAPARAVEVLERAWIAVAGDDAAGEEVARRLVNLAHASTERAQLHGHVEGEQVPRGGVVMRVCCGGSARAEPGRPVVHVSGHDGLVARLLTALEAAAGQPREVVIEFEPQLCGTELADQQAAVLLLDAVCAAFD; encoded by the coding sequence ATGAAACCTGTACGAGTCGGTGACCGTGGCCCCGCTGTCGAGGACATCCAGCGGCGCCTACTGGCGCTCGGTTACGACTTGGGCCGCACGGGGGTGGACGGCGTGTTTCTCGGCGAGACAACTCACGCCGTTCAGTCATTCCAGCTCAAGCATGGGCTCGAAGAAGACGGCCTGGTGGGCGACCGGACCTGGTCCGCGCTCGTCGACGCCAGCTTTGCCCTCGGCGACCGCATGCTGTATCTGCGCTTGCCCCACTTCCACGGCCATGATGTGACCGTTCTTCAGCAGGCGCTCAACGCGCTCGGTTTCGCCTGTGGTGCCGTTGACGGGATTCTGGGCTCATTCACCGAGCGGGCGCTTCGCGAATTCCAGCGTAATGCCGGGCTCAACATCGATGGGATCGTAGGCCCCAACACGGTTCGCACTATCACCAACCTTCGGCACGTATGGCTCGGCAAGGACGCCAACTCGCACTCGGGCGCGCGGACGGCGCCGGCGCGCGCGGTCGAGGTTCTGGAGCGCGCATGGATCGCGGTGGCCGGAGATGACGCGGCAGGCGAAGAAGTCGCTCGTCGGCTCGTGAATCTGGCCCACGCGAGTACCGAGCGCGCACAGCTCCACGGGCACGTCGAGGGCGAGCAGGTACCGCGTGGCGGGGTCGTCATGCGCGTGTGCTGCGGCGGCTCGGCGCGTGCCGAGCCCGGTCGCCCCGTCGTTCACGTATCGGGACACGACGGCCTTGTCGCACGGCTTCTCACTGCGCTTGAGGCCGCCGCCGGACAGCCCCGTGAGGTGGTCATCGAGTTCGAGCCACAGCTGTGCGGAACCGAGTTGGCGGACCAGCAAGCGGCGGTTCTGCTCCTCGACGCGGTGTGTGCGGCGTTCGACTGA
- a CDS encoding methyl-accepting chemotaxis protein: MAIAGGSSRRLRWVMVGSGLFLGFIFPFVALIFVSPRSTIGFAVFVGMCLGAGGFMGWLCDSLAERASQKAIAGALEQARTRLGVDIRVENADLDTMTAEFERVFRDVSGVLTRARMVNSELRALTAQALTATEEQASGAAEQAAAVTQTSATVEELAQTSRQIAENSQAVAAIAERTLASAEEGMSTVADTADGIEEIRESTQAASDRILALGERSQEIGRVLVIIDDIAEQTKILALNAAIEAARAGEAGKGFAVVAEEIRKLAESVTESTSEIGRVVREIQSSTASLVMSTEKASRKVDEGKVLAGHTAESLGRIVHQVEETTDSAKQISIATQQQRTASDQVVVSMREMAQVARQSAEASRQIQAAILELNELADSLDLR, encoded by the coding sequence ATGGCGATTGCAGGGGGAAGCTCACGGCGGCTCCGATGGGTGATGGTGGGATCGGGACTGTTTCTCGGGTTCATCTTCCCGTTTGTAGCACTGATCTTCGTCTCTCCCAGGAGCACCATCGGGTTTGCGGTGTTCGTGGGCATGTGTCTGGGTGCCGGTGGCTTCATGGGATGGCTGTGCGACTCGCTTGCGGAGCGCGCTTCGCAGAAGGCGATCGCCGGGGCGCTTGAGCAGGCTCGGACACGCCTCGGCGTGGATATCAGGGTCGAAAACGCCGACCTCGACACGATGACAGCCGAGTTCGAGCGGGTGTTCCGGGATGTCTCGGGCGTGCTCACTCGCGCACGAATGGTCAACAGCGAGTTGCGGGCTTTGACCGCCCAGGCCCTCACGGCGACCGAGGAGCAGGCGAGCGGGGCGGCCGAGCAGGCTGCAGCCGTCACGCAGACGTCCGCGACGGTCGAGGAGCTCGCACAGACGTCGCGTCAGATCGCTGAGAACTCGCAGGCTGTGGCGGCGATCGCCGAGCGCACGCTTGCATCGGCCGAGGAGGGCATGTCGACGGTTGCCGACACAGCCGATGGCATCGAGGAGATCCGCGAGAGCACGCAGGCGGCATCCGACCGCATCCTCGCACTGGGCGAGCGCAGCCAGGAGATCGGCCGGGTGCTCGTGATCATCGACGACATCGCCGAGCAGACCAAGATTCTCGCACTCAACGCGGCCATCGAGGCCGCTCGAGCAGGGGAGGCCGGCAAAGGATTCGCGGTCGTGGCCGAAGAGATCCGCAAGCTCGCCGAGTCCGTCACGGAGTCGACCTCTGAGATCGGACGAGTCGTTCGAGAGATCCAGAGCTCGACGGCCTCGCTGGTCATGTCCACTGAAAAGGCGAGCCGGAAGGTCGATGAGGGCAAGGTCCTCGCAGGCCACACGGCCGAGTCGCTCGGGCGCATCGTGCATCAAGTCGAGGAGACCACGGACTCGGCCAAGCAGATATCCATTGCGACGCAGCAGCAGCGCACCGCCTCTGACCAGGTCGTTGTCTCGATGCGCGAGATGGCGCAGGTAGCGCGTCAGTCCGCGGAAGCGTCTCGCCAGATACAGGCCGCGATCCTCGAGCTCAACGAGCTTGCGGACTCGCTTGACCTGCGCTGA
- a CDS encoding DMT family transporter, producing MKRRGSLVAVIVSAACFGTLAVLTPLAYAAGAEPLPLLSWRFLFAALLLAGLVAARRPADLIPGPGDLGRYAALALTGYGAASVCFFFALQYADASVVGVLLYAYPALVTVASWVFLGEKATWQRGLAVLVTFVGCALVVGLFGGTARVQTPGILLGLGAAVGYTLFNLLSHRWLPGRSQLVMMGYTFGIAAIGVSVICVAGAFLQLPPGAIGVRLSGAVASLSPSAWQPSAWVLLAAIVAIPTFAAVVLYLEGIRGLGPSQAAVISTLEPLFTIALAAAVLGERLLPIQWLGAVFVLAGVVFAETSARRVEQPAAF from the coding sequence GTGAAACGCAGGGGCTCGTTGGTGGCGGTGATCGTCTCGGCGGCGTGCTTCGGGACGCTGGCGGTGCTGACGCCTCTTGCGTATGCTGCCGGCGCCGAACCCCTTCCGCTGCTCTCGTGGCGCTTCCTCTTCGCGGCGCTCCTGCTTGCTGGCCTGGTTGCGGCGAGGCGTCCGGCGGATCTGATCCCCGGACCCGGCGACCTCGGTCGCTACGCGGCGCTGGCGCTTACCGGCTACGGAGCGGCCTCGGTCTGCTTCTTCTTTGCGCTCCAATACGCCGATGCCTCCGTCGTCGGCGTGTTGCTCTACGCGTATCCGGCGCTTGTGACCGTGGCGAGCTGGGTGTTCCTCGGCGAGAAGGCGACCTGGCAGCGTGGCCTGGCGGTGCTCGTGACGTTCGTGGGGTGTGCGCTCGTCGTCGGATTGTTCGGCGGTACCGCCCGAGTTCAGACGCCTGGGATTCTCTTGGGTCTCGGCGCAGCGGTGGGGTACACGCTCTTCAACCTGCTGTCGCATCGTTGGCTGCCGGGCCGATCGCAGCTCGTGATGATGGGCTACACCTTCGGGATCGCCGCTATCGGCGTCTCGGTCATCTGCGTCGCCGGAGCGTTCCTGCAGCTCCCGCCCGGGGCAATCGGCGTGAGGCTCTCGGGCGCGGTCGCGTCGTTGTCGCCCTCCGCATGGCAACCAAGCGCGTGGGTGCTCCTTGCGGCAATCGTGGCAATCCCCACGTTCGCAGCCGTGGTGCTGTACCTCGAGGGCATCCGAGGGCTCGGCCCCTCACAGGCCGCCGTCATCTCCACCCTCGAGCCACTGTTCACCATCGCGCTCGCGGCGGCGGTACTCGGTGAGCGTCTGTTGCCGATACAGTGGCTCGGCGCGGTGTTCGTGCTCGCGGGAGTCGTGTTCGCCGAGACGAGTGCTCGACGCGTCGAGCAACCGGCGGCGTTCTAG
- a CDS encoding PBP1A family penicillin-binding protein, which yields MASAVVLAIITVSLLAFAFYLDSVAKSLPDMRAALDTIITEQTTVVYAADGTKLAEWHGEQDRTVVPYEDIPLYLRDAVVAVEDKRFYEHHGIDPSGILRALKANTESGKVEQGGSTITQQVVKNLFTNGRRTMLRKVQEALMANALEARADKAKVMELYLNTVYLGRGYYGVESAARRYFGKPARELTLAESATIAGIIKSPTRYCPLDNPDAARIRRDLVLNQMAEQRFITKSQLREAEQQPIVIAPEPAPSDIAPYFVEYVKQDLIARFGAQRVYTGGLQVYTSLDPAMQKLAEKAAARLSQKGDPEVALVAVRHSDGQVLAMVGGRDFSVNQFNLAVQGRRQPGSAFKPFVLAAALQKGIGPAARYNAAPYTVRVKDGIWNVQNYENTITAGRMTLNAATMWSVNAVFARLIMQIGPNNVVQMAKKMGITTPLDPDPAIALGGLRIGVSPLEMASAYGTIANAGMAVRPSGVERVLNDAGEIIYEPNQAATKAMDRPAATIEARMLHDVVQKGTGVKAKIGPWAAGKTGTTQSYRDAWFVGWSSGISTAVWVGHRDGQVAMTDVHGTKVSGGSFPAMIWADFMKGAVRLPAPPTDLP from the coding sequence ATGGCGTCCGCGGTGGTCCTTGCGATCATCACCGTCTCGCTTCTCGCGTTCGCCTTCTACCTCGACAGCGTGGCGAAGAGTCTGCCCGACATGCGAGCAGCACTCGACACGATCATCACCGAACAGACCACGGTCGTGTACGCCGCCGACGGCACGAAGCTCGCCGAGTGGCATGGCGAACAGGATCGGACCGTCGTCCCGTACGAGGACATCCCGCTCTACTTGCGTGACGCGGTCGTGGCGGTCGAGGACAAGCGGTTCTACGAGCATCACGGCATCGACCCGAGCGGCATCTTGCGCGCGCTGAAGGCAAACACCGAGAGCGGCAAGGTCGAGCAGGGTGGCAGCACGATCACGCAGCAGGTGGTCAAGAACCTGTTCACCAACGGGCGGCGGACGATGCTGCGAAAGGTCCAGGAGGCCCTGATGGCGAACGCCCTCGAGGCGCGCGCCGACAAGGCGAAGGTGATGGAGCTCTACCTCAACACCGTGTATCTCGGTCGTGGGTACTACGGGGTGGAGAGCGCTGCGCGACGCTACTTCGGCAAGCCCGCGCGGGAGTTGACTCTCGCCGAGTCCGCGACGATCGCGGGCATCATCAAGTCCCCCACGCGGTACTGCCCCCTCGACAATCCCGACGCCGCGCGCATCCGTCGCGATCTGGTGCTCAATCAGATGGCTGAGCAGCGATTCATCACGAAGAGTCAGTTGCGCGAGGCCGAGCAGCAGCCCATCGTGATCGCCCCGGAACCGGCCCCCTCTGACATTGCGCCCTACTTCGTCGAGTACGTGAAGCAGGACCTGATCGCTCGGTTCGGCGCCCAGCGCGTCTACACCGGTGGCCTGCAGGTCTACACCTCGCTCGATCCGGCCATGCAGAAACTCGCCGAGAAGGCCGCGGCCCGGCTCTCGCAGAAGGGCGACCCGGAGGTGGCCCTCGTAGCGGTTCGCCATTCTGACGGCCAGGTGCTCGCGATGGTGGGCGGGCGCGACTTCTCGGTCAACCAGTTCAATCTGGCTGTGCAGGGTCGACGCCAGCCCGGCTCGGCCTTCAAGCCGTTCGTGCTCGCCGCCGCGCTCCAGAAGGGTATCGGCCCGGCGGCTCGCTACAACGCGGCGCCGTACACCGTGCGAGTCAAGGACGGTATCTGGAACGTGCAGAACTACGAGAACACCATCACTGCCGGCCGAATGACACTCAACGCCGCGACCATGTGGTCGGTCAACGCGGTCTTCGCGCGACTCATCATGCAGATCGGGCCAAACAACGTCGTGCAGATGGCCAAGAAGATGGGGATAACGACGCCACTCGATCCGGACCCTGCGATTGCTCTGGGCGGGCTGCGCATCGGCGTTTCGCCGCTTGAGATGGCGAGCGCGTACGGCACCATCGCCAACGCAGGCATGGCCGTTCGCCCCTCCGGTGTCGAGCGCGTTCTCAACGACGCGGGCGAGATCATCTACGAACCCAACCAGGCGGCGACCAAGGCGATGGACCGGCCGGCCGCCACCATCGAAGCCCGGATGCTGCATGATGTGGTACAGAAGGGCACGGGCGTGAAGGCCAAGATCGGCCCGTGGGCCGCAGGCAAGACCGGGACCACACAGTCGTATCGGGACGCGTGGTTCGTGGGCTGGTCCAGCGGGATCTCGACCGCGGTGTGGGTCGGCCACCGAGACGGGCAGGTCGCCATGACCGATGTCCACGGCACCAAGGTTTCGGGTGGGAGTTTCCCCGCGATGATCTGGGCCGACTTCATGAAGGGCGCCGTCAGACTGCCGGCACCACCCACCGATCTGCCCTGA
- the vanZ gene encoding VanZ family protein: MRHRIIRILAWILTVAWAGVIFAVSARPGSTLPGGYSWQGHLGEYFILGALLVWALDSRSRGWRVVAIALLIASAYGVSDEFHQRFVPLRNPDVLDWIVDTVGAALGAFTARAIQLRARRRSTQTPETAAR, translated from the coding sequence GTGCGACACCGCATCATCCGCATACTCGCTTGGATCCTCACCGTAGCGTGGGCCGGCGTCATCTTCGCGGTGTCGGCTCGACCGGGGTCCACGCTCCCGGGCGGATACTCGTGGCAGGGCCACCTTGGCGAGTACTTCATCCTCGGCGCGCTGCTCGTCTGGGCGCTCGACTCCCGCTCGCGGGGATGGCGCGTCGTGGCGATTGCGCTCCTTATCGCATCGGCCTACGGGGTCAGCGACGAATTCCACCAGCGCTTCGTGCCGCTGCGAAACCCGGACGTGCTCGACTGGATCGTCGACACAGTTGGCGCGGCATTGGGGGCGTTCACCGCCCGTGCGATCCAACTACGCGCTCGACGGCGCAGCACCCAGACGCCCGAAACGGCAGCCCGCTAG
- a CDS encoding PilT/PilU family type 4a pilus ATPase — protein MAEIDGLLKLMTDRGASDLHIKVGSPPALRIASRLAVMSEIATLTAEQTMMLAVGMMNERQREQFDAGKEVDFAYELAGVGRFRVNAFRQRGTAGMTLRRVTTEQLSVEDLGLPPVIRRLADESRGLVLVTGTAGSGKTTTLASMIDHINATREGHIVTVEDPIEVMHTDKRCIVNQREIGIDTESYAEALRHVVRQDPDVVFIGEMRDFDTVSAALTAAEIGNLVLSTLHTIDATETINRVIDFFPPHQQQQVRLMLGSTLKGIVSLRLIPSVQGGLVPAVEVLVMTGTIREYIVDPDKTYLIRDAMEEGMYYGMQTFDQSLLRLYQDGRITLDDAVAMAHNAHDFKIKVRQLGVDAAAVQDSGIY, from the coding sequence ATGGCTGAGATCGACGGCCTGCTCAAGCTCATGACCGACCGAGGCGCCTCCGACCTGCACATCAAGGTCGGTTCGCCGCCGGCACTGCGAATCGCCTCGCGTCTTGCGGTGATGTCCGAGATCGCGACCCTCACCGCCGAGCAGACCATGATGCTGGCCGTAGGGATGATGAACGAGCGCCAGCGCGAGCAGTTCGACGCGGGCAAGGAGGTCGACTTCGCCTACGAGCTGGCGGGTGTCGGCCGATTCCGCGTCAACGCGTTCCGCCAGCGCGGGACCGCGGGCATGACGCTGCGCCGAGTGACAACCGAGCAGCTCAGTGTCGAGGACCTGGGGCTGCCCCCGGTGATCAGGCGTCTTGCCGATGAGTCCCGTGGGTTGGTACTCGTAACGGGTACGGCCGGTTCGGGCAAGACCACCACGCTCGCATCGATGATCGACCACATCAACGCAACGCGAGAAGGTCACATCGTCACCGTCGAGGACCCGATCGAGGTCATGCACACGGACAAGCGCTGCATCGTGAACCAGCGTGAGATCGGCATCGACACCGAGAGCTACGCCGAGGCTCTGCGTCACGTGGTGCGCCAAGACCCCGACGTGGTCTTCATCGGCGAGATGCGCGACTTCGACACGGTGTCGGCGGCGCTGACCGCGGCGGAGATCGGAAACCTCGTACTCTCGACGCTTCATACCATCGACGCCACCGAGACCATCAACCGAGTCATCGACTTCTTCCCGCCACACCAGCAGCAGCAGGTTCGCCTGATGCTGGGCTCGACCCTCAAGGGAATCGTCTCACTGCGCCTCATCCCTTCGGTGCAAGGTGGCCTCGTGCCGGCAGTCGAGGTGCTCGTCATGACCGGTACGATCCGCGAGTACATCGTCGATCCGGACAAGACGTATCTGATCCGAGACGCGATGGAAGAGGGCATGTACTACGGCATGCAGACCTTCGATCAGTCGCTGCTGCGGCTGTATCAGGACGGACGCATCACGCTTGATGACGCCGTGGCGATGGCGCACAACGCTCACGACTTCAAGATCAAGGTTCGGCAACTGGGAGTGGACGCGGCCGCGGTTCAGGACAGCGGGATCTACTAG
- a CDS encoding DnaJ domain-containing protein, with protein sequence MDHYRRLQVTRDADPAVIERAYKALSLKYHPDHAPVAQRDKATRRMQMLNESYRVLKDPMQRRQYDATLPPEVGESGWDQFWERGLVGLFTDKFGRIPRR encoded by the coding sequence GTGGACCACTACCGCAGACTTCAAGTCACACGCGACGCGGATCCCGCGGTCATCGAGCGCGCGTACAAGGCGCTCAGTCTCAAGTACCACCCCGATCACGCACCGGTGGCGCAGCGCGACAAGGCGACGCGGCGGATGCAGATGCTCAACGAATCCTACCGGGTGCTCAAGGACCCGATGCAGCGGCGTCAGTACGACGCGACCCTGCCGCCTGAGGTGGGCGAGAGCGGGTGGGATCAGTTCTGGGAGCGCGGGCTCGTCGGGCTGTTCACCGACAAGTTCGGCCGGATCCCGCGGCGGTAG
- a CDS encoding 4Fe-4S binding protein produces MTTVTIDQSRCDRNPGCPSRRSCPAGAIVPADGGFKVIEEKCTGCGACIRVCPMGAVKFK; encoded by the coding sequence ATGACTACTGTCACAATCGATCAGTCCCGTTGCGACCGAAATCCCGGCTGCCCTTCGCGGAGGAGCTGCCCCGCTGGAGCCATTGTTCCCGCTGACGGAGGCTTTAAGGTCATCGAAGAGAAGTGCACCGGATGCGGTGCGTGCATTCGTGTCTGCCCCATGGGCGCCGTCAAGTTCAAATGA
- a CDS encoding DUF362 domain-containing protein — translation MSIAACETYDPAEVQSALDAALAPLGGMAAFVSPGQTVLLKVNLLSKALPERAVTTHPEVVRAAIRSARACGGLVSVADSPGGPNTAGMWRGVKRDSGIEAVCADEGVDLLLLDDECVRVSSGTGSLYGTFTIGRAVAETDVLITLPKFKTHGFMMFTGAVKNLFGCIPGLEKAQYHVKVPDRDDFGSMLIDLMIACKPKLAIMDAIVGMEGDGPAGGTPRAVGVLLASADSVSLDVIASAMAGLDPMEVYSNKAAARRGLGPSSTDEVEVLGVDWRSRAPEGFALPAKDISAGMPPWLGKRLRTWTTARPVLERGEQCTRCKRCEESCPVNAIVVGDDGPAFDHSTCIRCYCCQELCPPQVIGLKVPPLARLMTRSR, via the coding sequence GTGAGCATCGCCGCATGTGAGACGTACGACCCCGCAGAGGTTCAATCTGCACTCGACGCCGCCCTTGCCCCTCTCGGGGGAATGGCGGCGTTCGTGTCTCCGGGACAGACGGTCCTGCTCAAGGTCAATCTGCTCTCGAAGGCACTTCCCGAGCGTGCCGTGACCACGCATCCCGAGGTGGTACGGGCGGCAATCCGCTCCGCTCGCGCCTGCGGCGGACTCGTATCGGTCGCCGACAGCCCCGGCGGCCCGAACACCGCCGGCATGTGGCGCGGCGTGAAGCGCGACTCCGGGATTGAAGCGGTGTGCGCCGATGAGGGCGTCGACCTGCTTCTGCTCGACGACGAGTGCGTGCGCGTCTCATCGGGAACCGGCAGCCTGTACGGCACGTTCACCATCGGACGCGCCGTCGCCGAAACCGACGTGCTCATCACGTTGCCCAAGTTCAAGACCCACGGCTTCATGATGTTCACCGGTGCCGTGAAGAACCTGTTCGGATGCATCCCGGGGCTGGAGAAGGCGCAGTACCACGTGAAGGTGCCCGATCGCGACGACTTCGGCAGCATGCTCATCGACCTCATGATCGCGTGCAAGCCGAAACTGGCCATCATGGACGCCATCGTGGGCATGGAAGGCGACGGTCCTGCCGGCGGCACTCCCCGAGCCGTCGGAGTGCTTCTCGCATCCGCGGACAGCGTCTCCTTGGACGTCATCGCCTCAGCGATGGCAGGGCTCGACCCCATGGAGGTCTACTCCAACAAGGCCGCGGCACGCCGCGGGCTCGGCCCCTCATCCACCGATGAGGTCGAGGTGCTCGGCGTTGACTGGCGCTCGCGAGCGCCCGAGGGGTTCGCGCTGCCGGCGAAGGACATCTCGGCGGGTATGCCGCCCTGGCTGGGCAAGCGTCTGCGAACGTGGACGACAGCACGACCGGTGCTGGAACGCGGCGAGCAGTGCACGCGATGCAAGCGCTGCGAGGAGAGCTGCCCTGTGAACGCGATTGTCGTGGGCGACGATGGCCCTGCGTTCGACCACAGCACATGCATTCGCTGCTACTGCTGTCAGGAACTGTGTCCGCCGCAGGTCATCGGGCTCAAGGTGCCGCCGCTCGCCCGCCTGATGACGCGCTCCCGCTAG